CAGAGCAGCGGTAGCTTGTTGCGCTCTCTCGTTGCTGCTGGCATTTGATTAATGAAGTGTGTTAAGAGGTTACCAGCCAAGGACAAAGGCCCTCCAAGAGGTCCTTGACTGTGGCAGCAACATATGCTCGTACATACATAAAGATATCTCTCAAGGAAACAGACAATTGGGGGCGTGGCCTCTGCCAAAGCTGCTGCcgtgtcgctgctgctgctgctgcggttgttgctgcttttgctgctgctgttatcATATCTCTCAGTCGCTGCTCATTTAGCGCTCTCTATCTCATGAGGTATGGCCATCCCGCTCGCTTAACTGTTGCCGTTGCTCTTTCGCTTGGGcccacgttgcgtatacgtaatgtgcgCCAAATTGTGTCGCCACACTGTCGTTGGTCCATTGATGTGCGCTGATAGCGACAGTGGGCAGAAGCAGCGGCGCAGCTGCAGCGCACCAGCAACTTTACACAAAATGGCGATTACAGGTATATATGTAAAAGCGAAGAAGGTAGAAACAAGACATCCACACAGACACAGAGCTAAACACCTTTTCGAAACACCCCCACCCGACCATAACTCCTCTTCATCACTCAGTGGCGATATCTCGGCAGCGCAACTTTCTTGTGACTgtagaaataaacaaaagtcgaaaaaaatacaaaacaaacaagaacCCTGCCGCAAAAAAGAGGCAACTcctggttgttgctgctgttgttgatgttgctgctgtgtttATTGCCTTCAGCTGCCGTTGCAGCCGCGGCACTGAGTTTTATGTCTTCATTAACTGAAAAAGTTATGAGCCATGGCTGCGGGGTTGCCCCAAGAAGAGAAAAGGGCAGGCAAGTGGGGGCCAAAATCAACGAAGGGCGATGGCAACGAAGGACAGACCTGACCACAGCATCCATCTGTAAAAGCCGTAATTGGACTTGGACCGATGGTTGACAACATTCCCTTTTCAGTTACATGCAACAACGGCGAAAAGTGTGGTACTAAAGACATTTTTGTGATCTGCGTCATGGTAATCAGTTTAAGTCATGTGCAGATTCTACGTTTACAGAGACTGATTCTGAAGTGCGACAGTggtataaaatcaaaaaaaagtttaaggaggaatttttttttttattttcctgtatcttgtaaatttatttaaattttgtcaTAATTTATCTGAAGTACCGAACTACATTAAGTTACGACAACATTTTAAAGAAACATTTCACAGAGAACTTTAACCATTTAGCTAGCTACCTATTTTTCAACCATACTACacctcttttttttcattcttaCGAACTCTATTTGCCCCACTGTGGATCGTTGATAACTCATTTCACGTGTCTAGATAGAATTACAGAACGCGTAACACCGAGCTCCACTTACCGCCTCCAAATCGTTCGGGTGACTTTCTGAGATATTggttggttttgttttttattttactactCGGTACTCGTAAAAGTCAGTCACAGTAGccgtcgttgttgttgtcgctgttgctgctggtcaAGTCATCAGAAATCAGAAAAGCGTCGTGGTTGTCGTCGCTGTCCAATATTGTATGGTTGATTCCACACAGGTCTCACCAGTTAACTTCGCTCCACTGATGCGctttttttcaatttgtcaCGTACGCTGGactttttcgattttcatcTCATTACGTTTGGGAGACAGAGGGTGCAAGCGAGATAGTCGAGGTCTTTGGACCATTTGGCGAGCGGCAGAACGACCCACTTAATTAGTATTTATGAAATTCATAGAAAATGCCAGCTTGTTAGTGCGGCTCCTGTTAATCTGAGTCCTTTACTTTCCCTTGCATGTGCTTAGCCAGTCAAATTATGCATTAAATGGCCATTACTTCGGGCTTACGAAAACAAAGTTTGTGGGTTAAGATCTGGGTATGGTAAACTGCTAGAAACTTGGATTTTAGTCGCCTGAGGCTTGAGTTATGGTATGATGGGAATGTGAGATTTGAAATTGCTTACGAGAAGTTAAAGCAACACCTGACGTAAGGGAAAGTGGGCAGacttttcaaatttcatttcTTGAAGTATTGTGTACTTACCTATCtataaattagtttaaatcAGTTATGTTTCGTTTCGTAAATTAGTTATAGTTGGCTTCATTGAGTAGTCAAAGAATACCAGCATCTGAATTTCTGTATACCGATCAACTTATATGACACTTATTCGAAAATCGGTGGGTAGCTAAATTATGACGTTGGTTCCTGTGCAAAAGCCAAACTTCAAGTTGGAAAACGTGAGCGTGGCACATTTATCATTACTTCTGACCCCGACACCCCACCCACCCAAATGGTAAAAGCAATAATAACTTTATGTATTTGacctggccaaaagcaacaacagcaagaacaaaacaaaggcgGCCAAAGGCACAACATCAAGTCGAGTCCTCGAGTGGCTTCTATGATAGAAAATTGTGTCACGACAGGAAGCGAGATAAGagcgtaattttctttcaaCGTGCACGGGCCCAAAAGCTTTTCTTGGCcgcctttttcctttttcggtatgtgtgtgtatattcAGGCCAGGACTTTTGGTCCGGATGTGAGCTATCGTGGTTACCGTTAGTCATTTTCAGTGATTGTTCAACGTCGGACGTTTCAacgttgtcgtcgtcgtcgtcggtTGACTTTTAATGATTGTCACGCTCCCGCTTTCTAACTAACCCCTCGAGGCCTCTTTTTATCCCTCTCTAACCGCTGACCACAACAGACAGGTGGAAGCAACCCACCTGAGGAAAATCGGGAAGGGTGCGGAagttgggttgggttggagGGAAGAAAGGAAGAATGGAGGGGGAAGAGCTGGGGTGAGCCCAAgactaatttgcatttatattcATAATCTTAGGCATTGCGTCATGAAATATTGCATGTCCCGAACTTGTGACACTTTAATTGCCCATTTGGTACTAAGCCTACACTGGCCGATAATTCGGGCCTTATATTTCATCCAAATATCTTAAAATCTATCATGTATAAATTCTGTACAACCTACAATATATTGTGCATTTGTGATGAACGTTTTCTGACCCTTGTTTTTGggtttcattttattcaccAACTTCTTGTATGGTAGTTTATACACTAAGTTCTTTCGGTGCATCTGAAAGTGGACTCATTCTTGGGCTTAGGCACCCACCTACTCGTTCAGATCAATGCCACGTGCACCTCCCAACCCTCGGAACCTGCTCCGTTCCCTTTTCGCTCCTGCTCCGATATATTCTCGTAAATCGTTGTCTATATGGGTTGTCTGTTTCGCTGACTACGTGactttttcgcatttttgcgCACTGTGCTGCGACTTGCAGATCGATTTTCAGACGCTATCCTAAAGATCCATGCGGGTGCATaagaaaagatacaaatacagatacaacTACAAATACAGGGAATCGGACTGATCTGAATGGCAGGGCAGACAAACCGCAGTTTGAGATGTtaagttgtttgtttgttgtgggCACTTCGGAATCGACCCTGTTTGGATTGCTGATAAATGTCTAAAAATACGCAAGGCAACCACAACATGAAAGATACAATGTGTGCCGAGTTGGAAGGGTTCCACGGAGTCTGCTCTTCGTCTGGCTTTATCTCGTTCGGAATTTTCTGAATTTTATCGACAACATAAAGCAATTGAATTGCAACATAAATCAGAGACCACAACATGTGTTGAGCACTCGATGATAGCGGTATGATGTATTTATATTCAAAGTAATATATCTGAGTCCGCCATTTTCCCCACAATTTCCCCATCCCCTTGCTTTCAACCGGCTTTTTAATCCCCAGCCCCCATTTGGCGGCCATAGCCAAGCGTAAAGAGATGTAAAGACATGCTCGAGAGTGCCACTCAATGTGGCAAGCCATGGAGAATGGGAAATGGGGCTGGATTTTCTGCCAGCAACAGGACAAAATGTGAACCGAGCGTAAACTGCCATTTTGCCATTTCAAGCATGAAGAATGCGAAAAAAATAACGTGAGAAaggtatatgaaaataaaagtacaAATGAAAATTCTCGAAAAGAAATCACAACTTTATTGTACGCATTTTTATTATGGGGGTGTCAACCGTTTTGAGTGGTCTTCTCCCCACTGATAAAGGTTGGCTgactctctctctttctcgttCTCCTCGTAAAttggcttaattaaaatgtattagtTCTGCCTGCCTTAATtcttaaaaacaatattttctcAAACAATCAAGTAAAGCCATAAAGGAAATTTCGCTACATTGTAGGTGGCTAAAACGAAACCCTGGAGCTCGAAAATCTGGTAAGGTAATTAGAGGAAATGGTGGATTCAAAACCAGAGCTTGTTAAGTACAATTATCAAACTTAGTTCCTTTCCTTTGAATTCTCAAGTGCCCTGAAATTAAGGACCCAACACGAAATCCGTAGGAAAGACCAACCACACATCCGATTATTCTTCCTCCTTCAAGAAGTTACAACTATGTCCAATTGCCTCCAAACCAATCATAGTTCCTCGCCCTTTTGCCGCTGTAGAACCCTTGATGTCCGTAGCAAATATGCCTGAAATGATTGCGGCTGAGGGAAATCCAGGACCCGAAAATCAAGAGTCAGGCGACCAGAAAGGATAACAACCAATTGCCACATGTCTGAGGACTTATCAGGAAATCAGGAGGATTCATTTAAATAACGGAGAAGCCAACATCCGGAGCTGAACAAATTATAACTCAATTTATACGCTTGTTTGCCCAGCCAAACTCGAGCTCAAGTCCCCAAGAAGTAACGATGGCGATGCCTGTGTCCTGCCATCCTCACAAAGGTCCAACTGGCAGGACACGAAAAGAAAACTCATTTTTGTGCTGCGCAAACAGTTCTCGTTCCGGACATTCGTCCCTTTGATTCCCCCCATCTTGACTGACTGCCTCCCCACACATTAGGACTTCCTTTCCTTCCGATTTCGTGTCCTGGCTGCGATTGTGCGCATTATCCACAGGAGCGACTGGGGGCCTTGGGGGTGCTTCGCAGGACCTGGGTTTTCCCTTCGCTagtgcaaaaaaaatttcatgATTTATGTTGTTTTAAATCCAAGACCAGGCGGGAACAATCATCCTGAGAAGCCCCGTTTACAAACTATTTCCCAGGACCAGAAAGATGCAAGATGTGAAGTCGTGAGCTAGTCGTGAGAGCAAATTGTATACAAAGAGAATAGTAATGTTTCTTTAAATTATGTGATgcttaaaaataacaaaatgttAGTTCttaatttgtatatgtttAGTAAATAACTGATACATTAAATGGAATTAGTTGTCAGCAGATCTCTTCATTTTCAAATTGCCTTTTCAACGCTGAATCATATGTTGTAGCATAAGTTGACTGATCTTCGCCTAATGATCTTCACATAATCACCCATGGAAATCGTTGAacatttcaattgcatttcccACTCGTCGTGAGTCACGCCCGCATCTCAGATTGTGGCATATCTCTCCTGGACTTTTGTCCTCCGACTTCTGTCCTGCggcgtgtgcatgtgtgtggtTTCCACAGATTACACACAAAGGCAGCGAGTGTGTGTGAACGGGCACCGCCCACCACATGCAACCGCCCCTAACGAGAATCCAAGAACGGAACTGAACAGaactgagctgagctgagctgggTCAACTGCGAGACCATTTAATTTGCTGCGGAGGTAATGTGGCATATGCCAGCGGTCCGGAGGAGCCGCCTCAGATTGAGTGCTAAACAGGCCGAGCACCACCCAACCGCTCAACTAAAACCACGCAGCCAGTGAACCACACTACCCACTCAGCCACTTGCAGCCCAAATTGCTAGCAAGGCTGCACAGCGAAAAATTCATCAATCACTAGTGGAATAAATCCCAATTGctgctttattttctttgcttATTATAACTAAAATAAAGTAGATAGTaataatttgataaataatatGTTATACTTATTAGATTAAAGATCCTCACTCGTACTACTGGCTTTTTTTATAGAATCTCTAATATCTAATGGTTTTATCTTAGCTCCAAAAACTTAAACTATATTGTAGGGATTTCTTTCGGTGCGAAGGTAAAGCCCATGAGCGTGAGCTCGAAATTGACCCGCAGCCGTTGGCCATGCATCTGGAATTTATTACGCCctggcatttgcatatttatgaatAATGGAGGATAACCAGTGTGGCCAAGAGCATGTCCAGAAATTAAGACTAACCGATGGGAGGGGGCTGGTGGTCGAAATAAGGAAAAACGACCACCGACCTCGTCGGCCTTTCGACTTTTCCATTTCTATAACCTTTGCATGCCAACTGAGATCCGTGGAGTGTGCGAAACTGATACACCGAAAAACGCACACAGCTACACTGCAAATAATACCATTATACACACTGGCCCAGGTAAtggtatatgtatgtgtgtgtgtccacACTCCAAGACATTGGTCACGAAAAGCGGAAATGCTGATAAGGAACttcaatgtttttttatttcgttgtcGTGTTTAATGTCTTTTTGTCGTGCTTAGTGTCTTTAGTGTGTGCTCTACTCCCAAGCACCCTTCtgtttctgtgtgtgcgtAGAACGGTCATACAATCTATATAGTATAATACTTAGTAGCGATTTAGTCGGTGGTGGTCGAGCAGTCATAAGTCAAGTGGTTGGCCctgggaaaatgggaatttcATGTAAATCATTCCATTTAGCGGGAGTGGGCATAGAACGATGAAATTGGGCGGGTAGGGAAATATCGCTAGATATGCATAAtgcatatttttaattgccaaaaatatgTTCGATTTTAAGGAGAAGCTATCTCTTGATGAATTGCAATTCTTtagaagtaaaaaaaaaaaaactgctgCGGACAGCAAAAGTGAATTAATAGTTAACAGACCAATTTTCATTCGAGTAACACGAAGCTAATTTGAATTGCCATCGTAAAAGTCACATAAAGTGGAGCGTAATTCACAATTCACCCATAATAGTTTCGTATTTGTCGATTTTGGTTGTTCGTAAACAAAAATCCCGACTTCAAGTGGCAGTTTGGGTTCGTCTGGCTCTCAGACAATGCCATCCACTTATCGAATTTCACACTCGATTTGTTCTAGCCGACGGATGACGAGTTTCTCAAGAGCTCGAAATGAAGACTTGGCGCAGCTTCCTTTGAAGAAGAAACCGATAAAATCGATGAACTCTTTGACAACCGCATAGTTGgaaagaaataaattgaaatttatgcggTCATAACAATTAGGAAGAAGTCAAGTGTCGCGTAGGAAGGGCGAACTCTCACTTGGAATGGAAAAGTTATCACTGGATAGACAACTAGTTTTCCTTGGGGGTATAAGCCTTGTTATCTATAAGCCCAATGCCCCAATATTCGATCATTCCATGCACGTGACTTGCGTACACACTCACCTGCCTGGGAAACTCCCCCCGGATATCATCTTAATTGGATTTAAAGCCTAGGCCTGCGCCCAAACCCTTTGTTTATGGAAGGGCAACCTGCAACGACACTTAACCGCGggcatatttaatttaatttctacgTATTTAACCCGAAACCAAGCCAAACCAGTGAGAAGCTGATGTTGGTAGTCGATGACGGACATACCCTGTTTAAAGTTACATTTGTTCAATGTGcaatgttttttatatatatcttacaTTTTGCTGAAACTAAAAAGTAAGTTATATTTCAGTTTATCTTAATGGCTTTAGTTTTGTTATTGTGTTAATATGATTTGAAAGTCAGTAGAAAGTAAGAAGCATCATTAAAACCTTTGAGATTGACTTAATTTAAATAGTAATCAAATttactattactatttctgATTTACACAGTTTTATAGAGAGATCATATTGCCCTTAGATAGAGTATAGATTATCCAACCAAACCAATCCGAACCGAACCAAACTGAACCCGGGACATGGCAGCAGAGGTCAGGGGTCAGAACAATGAGGGATTGCAGGTTGCACAAGCCTGGAACGCGCTatgctttaaaaatttatgcaattatGAGCCGCAAATATTATTATGTAAACATACAAATACAAGCTGGCTGGGGTGTTCGGCAAATGAGCAATGTCCTGCCCATACTGTTCATGTTCTTGTGGCAACATATTGATAGACAATAATTTGTCTTAATGAAATTTTCCCTTTATTTATGAGATGGCCGAAACGTGTAGGAAATCTTTCACAGCCCAAGGCGACGACGTTGCTAGGAAAACAATCTGCTGCCGGAGATTTTGAGGACCAGCCTTGGGGCAATTAGTGAGGGTTGGGTTTTTGGGTTCTTAGCATTTCCCGGactttgttattgttgccctTCAGGTTGCTGTCTTCCGTGGCCTGTGCATAATTTATGGGTCCAGCCACCCACTTTGAATTCTGTCTGGTTCTTAACGATGGATGAAGCCCTATTTCAATTATCAACAAACTTTTCGTGAAAAGAACAGAAATCTGTGATGTAATTGCTTTTGGTTTCTCACCTTTTGTCGCCGAAATGGGAACCGCACAGTCAAAAGTCCGAGTGAGTTTGCCACACTAAGGAATCGAAAAACTGTGGAAACCCTGGTAATGGGGCTTCCCCGCTGCGTGTGGATAGGTTTTTCACTTGGCAAAAGGGAGTGGGTGGGGCAGGTGCTCAAAAGATTTTCCaatatcaattgaaattaaattgaattttaaattggcCAGCGTGGCCAGAAGACATTGCCGAGGAGCACGAAGGAAACCCCTGGAAAATGTGGCGAAAGTGGGCGTGTGTGGGCTAATATGGGCGTGGCCCGAAGTTGGCCACACTTGTTTGTGACAGCCCAAGAGGGCAATAAAGagaatgaaaaatgtttaatagaGTGAGAGTGGAAAGGTGAAAAAGTTTCATGTCAGACTAGTGCAATAAAACTGGGAGTAGGGGAATGGCCAAAAGGACTCTGCTGGCCAgtaaaaaacatttaacaatATTTCTTTCTCGGAATTGTAATGAAAAACTCTTGTAAGTAATCTAGTGAGAAGCTATGAAAACGACATATTCCTGGAAGGCAGCTTTAtgatttctgttttttaatttatatatttttaaaagcagGATTCCCTACCAATCTTTGCAGGAGGTTCCCAACTCGTAGACTTGACAGCAAAACGCCTCCCGTCCGCCTTCAGTTAGTTGAGCACCGAACAAAAGTGAAAGTAGGCAACACAAGGGGGACTTGCATCCCAACAGGAGTGCACAACGTATCCTATATCCCAGATCGCATATTCCGCATATCCCACATAACGAGCACTCCGCATCCCATTCCCTTGCTTTTGTTGGTTCGCCATTGTGGACTTAAATGCACAATTTGCGCATGAAAAGCGCGGATTTGACGAGAGGTAGGAAGCCATAGATcactgaaagaaatatattACAGATGAATTAAGgaaaagttataaaaaatataaaacacgATCTTCGTTAGACACAATAATTCCAATATATCGCTTGAAGAGAATATTGGTATTTTGTTTGCTCTCAAAATAACTTACCTTTGAAATTCGCAGACTGATTTGTTTGCTGTGTGCCGCATATACcgatacacacacatacacactggCACATTCAATGTACTTCCGGTGGCGGAACAGGAACAGGAGCAACTGCGAGCCGCGACTGGATTCGGTTTTGAAGTTGCTTTCAAGGCCCTTTGACAGACGCAGCGACGGATAATACACACTTAATTGCTCAAAATGATGCGATTGTGGAGCGATGCATATGCCACACACGAGTCCGCTACCACCACACAGATACGCACGCACACTGGCAAAGGGAAGTACATCACCCATCTGCACCACCCGACCAGCGAGCGGCGAATGGAAAGCTCAGCCACAACTTTTTGGCGCGCTCTCTTTGGACAGGCTGTAAAAACAGGAGGAAACTGGTGAAAAAGGGGTGTTAAGGGGGTGGTGTGAGGGGGCCAACAAAGAAGAGGGAGTTACCCTGCTTATGTATTTAAGCCACAACAAAGACACTCGAGAGCATATCATTGGCGTTTTGTGACGACCTCTCCGCACTTGAGCTCACATGAGCCGCAGGccataattgcatttaaaggATTTGCACTCTGCCCTCGCAAACCCCACTCCCCGAACCTTTCCCACATGCGGCTGTGCGTACGAAAACATGCTAAATATGGTTATTGAAGGGCAGCACTCTGGGAAAGAAGTTGGGCCAGTGAGGCCTGGGAAATCAGCTTCCAAGTCTTAGCAAGAAGAAAAACTCTTGATATTTGGGACATTCAAAAACCATATTTTGAAGCACCAGATCTAAAAtgtaaaatctttaaaaaaagATCGAACTATCGATccacaaaataattttaaaatatttctaaaatttataaaaataaatctgccGTATTTTTGTATATACCCTAATTCCCCAGGCTGAAACTCACATCCTTAGAATGTCCCACTCTCAAATTATCCCGAGACGACCCACAAAAAAGCAACCGCAGTTCTGCGTTTTACTTGAGAACCACTCCACGTTCGTTCAATTCTGCCCAGTTCGAAGCACTCCAGTGTGGAGTGGAGCCCCACCCCCCACGAAATTGCCTGCCCTCTACGCCCCTGGGGTTTCAGAATGCTACTCGCCTTGCCATTGTTTCAATTTTCATGTCGATTTGGCTGTTTTCGTTTTGATGACCTcgccgcagcagccgcagaaCTGTTCGGAATCTATAAATACTGGCAATCATTACGGGGTctcatatttttattgcatattttataGGATCTCAATCTGAATGCGAGTGCGATGCAGCACTGAAACAGGGGCAGCAACTTCAGAATCTTTGTTTCTGCAATCCAATTGTCATTCATGACAGCTGTCGATCAGGAATGGCGGCTGAAAAATGTATCCGCAACAATGGAAAACGAGGGGGCAAACGGCAAACGAGGTGGTTGCTTTTGATTTGGATTCTTTAAATGTTCCCTCTGCGATTGAATTGAGTTCATGCTTCTCTGTTTTTCTGTGTAATTGCCACCTTTTGTCACGGCGAATGTTTggcatattttgtaaattatattCTACGCAAGATCAATATTTGCATAAGTTTATAAGAGGTTATGTGATATGATATATCTGAAATTTACATGATGCATGCAAATCCAGGGATTGATAGAGATGATTACAATTGACAGAAGAAAATCTAGTTCGATGAGAATATATTAGAAAGGGTTGCGTTTTGAAAGCGGAGAGGAAACTTAAGATACGAAATTAATTGACTAGAGCTGGgcttatatattatatacatttgATGTCAAAGTTTGTAAGTCGAAAATGTGAATATGATAGGGGTATAGAATATCTTAAGTGTTTTAAAGGCAACACATTTAGGGTGCCTTTTTACAATTCACTTATCCACTTTGTATCTGCCCACATCTTCAGCCAGCTGATTCTGATCGAATATCATGCAAATCCTCCTGGATTCTCCCATTCTCGGGGCAATCAATTTCAGATGCGTCACACCTTGCCAGCGATTCGACATCGACATCCAGTGTGTCTGCCATGTGGCGATGACATTGTCATGTGCCAAACAGGAAGGCAAAACACCTTTGCCGAGATGTCAACGCCCGTACATTATCATCGAGTACCTACATTCAAATGTAATTCGCATCTGAATCGACTTTGGGCATTTGTACATTTTCAACTGCTGCTGGCGGAGACATCCGCGACGGGAAATGTGCCGACAATTGTTTTGCAAGCGGGCGCAACTCCGGGGCAAAGTACTGCAAACTCGGCAATCCGGTGGTTATCCTGTTGGCTGCAAAACATCTGTCGGATGTCATCGGAAGTTGTATCTGACGGCACGCCCCAAAACAAATTTGCCTGGCAGTTTGAAACTCACAAATTTCGGAGGCGTTGGCAGCGACTCAGTTGAAGTGTGGGCATGGCCGCCCTCTTCCACTTTTTCAACGCAAGCTGCTCGGGAATATTTCACGGCACTTGGGGCGTGTATGGTGTGCCTCGGCAGAAGTTACGGATATTATTCATAATTTCCCAACGTGCCATTGTGACATATGCCATTAGAGGAAGGAATTAGGGGTCTGTCGTGCTGGGTTGTCTCTAAGCGGAAATCACTTTTCAGTTGATAAAGCCAAAGATTTGATAAGGCCAACACGCGCGGGTTGTTAGAAATTCAAAAGAGAAGAAATTGCGATAAATATTTGTCCAGTATAACATTCgtgaaaaatgtattcaacATTGTACTGATTTTGTATATAAAGAGTCTGCGTAGAAGATAAAAACCTATatgaaaaatttatattaCAACGTATTTAGACCATGTACTCCACGAGTACCAAttactaaaacaaaaatcacAGCACCCACAATTTTTGTGGGTTTTCGTTGATAATGACGTGATAATTGCTTCTGTCTGATAAATCAGAGAGCGTTGTCCCGTTTCGGAAGCCTTGCAACTGACACATTCCACACCAGTGAGCAAACTCGGGCTGAGACACAGTTTATATTCGTAGCAAAGTTCAAAGGACACCTGCGGAGCGGTTTTAATTGCATCGCACAACACCAAAAGTGACAAGGAATCTTTTGGGTGCTGAGGACCGCCTGGCGCTAGGAAACAAAGTAATTACAAGGCCCAGTACAGACAGAAGCCCAAGCAGATGGGTTGAGTCGGAGGCAAAGGGAGTGGCAGGACTCGACTAGATGAGTTTCA
The sequence above is a segment of the Drosophila melanogaster chromosome 2L genome. Coding sequences within it:
- the CG43814 gene encoding uncharacterized protein, with amino-acid sequence MKLFHLSTLTLLNIFHSLYCPLGLSQTSVANFGPRPY